The Ipomoea triloba cultivar NCNSP0323 chromosome 14, ASM357664v1 region TGCTAATTTCTTCATCAGTAGCAGTTTTGGGTGTTATACGTTTgctaattttttgataatattgCTTTTTGCTGGAAATACGTTTgctaattttttgataatattgCTTTTTGctggaaaattatatatatatagcttgtcTGCCTTTGACTAAAAGATGATCCCTTTTGCTGATTTTATACTGGATTCTTCATCAGTAGCAGTTTTGGGTGTTATACGTTTgctaattttttgataatattgCTTTTTGctggaaaattatatatatatagcttgtcTGCCTTTGACTAAAAGATGATCCCTTTTGCTGATGTTTTCATGTCTAGaacctaactttttttttttgaaagaaccTAAATTTTTAATGCTTTGTACATTTGCTTCAAGAAGATGCATTGAATTGATGATCATTATACCTTAAACTTGGCGggttacatatattttttttatctggTTATGAGAAATGCTGTAATCTGTATTTTTGTAAATTGTCTTTTATCAGTGTCTTATATTTCTTGATCAGATGCTGCACTTGTTCTTTCCATACACGTTGCTAGTTTTATGTGCGTGCATGCTttgtttttttctgtttttttacTGTGCGGGGTGTGTATGGACTCTGCTGCTGTAAAAGGGCCGGTGTGTCAAATTTTTGTGTTCAGGAATGGGGAAATGCTGTGCCCTAGtaactttattttttctaaatttgtgtattttgtatttAGGGTTTTTTGGAGCGCAAATTTTCCCTTCAAATGCTTTGCTAGTTTTATGTTGTATATGTACCACGTTCAAATATTTTTGTTGCTTACATAATTTTATGCTTGAAAGACATAAGCATTTAAAAAAACTATTGATTTATTCATGATTTGTTGTgggcatttttttttcatgttaaaAGTAGCATGTTTTGTGGACTATATTCAAAGTAGAGCTGTTCTAACAGCAATACCCAATAGTTTATCAACTTAACTGCATATGAATTTGTTCAGTGATGCATTAACCTTTGGTTGGTATTCATTATATGCAAGTTCTGTCATTCATAGCACACTAACTTTTTTCCCTGCATGATAGATTCTGCATTCCTCTAGTACGAACAAAAACGCTTTCAAGGCTCTCATTGCTGCAGAATACAATGGTATAAAGATTGAACTGGTGAAGGACTTTCAGATGGGTGTATCAAACAAGACTCCTGAGTTTCTTAAGATGAATCCAATTGGAAAGGTAGTACATCCCCGGTTgggaaaaatgaattttcatttacactttttaatgatttttgctGACATTTTTGTAGGTTCCTGTGCTTGAAACACCTGATGGGTCTGTGTTTGAGAGCAATGCAATTGCACGATATGGTGagaatttgttttatttccACTTAATCTGATCCTGCCAGCAATGTTCTATTCTGATTTTACTTCTATTAATTCTTCTAGTTGCTAAATTCAAGCCTGACAGTGCACTTTTTGGGTCTTCATTGATTGAATATGTAAGTTAtctttaaatttcaatttaattaagtTCAGCACATTACTTATTTTTCTTGGTTGAACTGTGCCAACTGTTTGTTGATCATCACCTGTAAAGGGCCATGTTGAACAATGGAATGATTTCTCGGCTACGGAGGTTGATGCTAATATTGGCAGGTGGTTGTATCCTCGACTTGGCTACGGTGTATATTTGCCTCCGGTATGTGAATTTGCTTCTCTTTGTTCCTTATGCACCTTGGGATTGCTGACAACAGAGATGCACTTACACTCGATGATAATTGCTCAATAACTTTCTGTTAACATTGCCCAAACAGGCTGAAGAAGTTGCAGTCTCCGCACTTAAGAGAGCATTGGATGCCTTGAACCTGCACCTTGCCTCTAACACCTTCTTGGTTGGACATTCCGTCACACTGGCTGACATTATTATGACCTGCAATCTTAGCATTGGATTTAAGATGATCATGACTAAGAGCTTTACTAAGGAATTCCCTCATGTGGAGAGATACTTCTGGACTATGGTTAATCAGCCAAATTTCAGCAAGATATTGGGAGAAATTAAACAGGCAGAATCAGTTCCAGCTCCTCCATCAAAGAAGCCAGCACAGCCAAAAGAACCTGCAACACCCCAGAGGGAGGAACCACCGAAGAAAGGGGCAAAGAAGGAAGCTAAGAAAGAAGAGCCTAAACCCAAGAAGGAAGAGCCAAAATCTGAGGAAGGAGCAGAGGAAGAAGCACCAAAGCCCAAGCCAAAGAATcctcttgatcttttgcctccCAGTAAGATGATTCTAGATGAATGGAAGAGGCTCTACTCAAACACTAAGACCAACTTCAGGGAAGTTGCCATCAAAGGTATTCACATCTTCCTTTCTGTACCTATCTCTATACCTTATTACGTTCTTGTCATGaagctaattattattatcttaattGGCTCAACAGGTTTTTGGGATATGTACGATCCCGAGGGTTACTCACTCTGGTTCTGTGATTACAAGTACAATGATGAGAACACTGTGTCTTTTGTAACATTGAACAAGGTGAGCGGTTTTCTTCAGAGAATGGATCTGGCACGCAAGTATGCATTCGGCAAAATGTTGGTGATTGGTTCACAGCCTCCCTTCAAGGTGAAGGGGTTGTGGCTCTTCCGTGGCAAAGAAATTCCGAAGTTCGTTATGGATGAATGCTATGACATGGAGCTGTATGAGTGGAGGGAAGCAAACATCAACGATGAAGCTCAAAGAGAGCGGGTCAACCAGATGATTGAGGACCACGAGCCTTTTGAAGGCGAGGATCTTTTGGATGCTAAGTGTTTCAAGTGAGTACAGTAGAATTGCATCCTATCCATGGGTTTTTCCCGTATCTCTAGTTTCTAGTGCTACTTAATTTTGTCCTGCAAGTCTAGTATTTCCTTCTCTTCATTTATAATGTGATTTCTTTCACCCCAAAGAATTACAGCTCTGTGattcaaatttatgtttttgacTTTGATCTATTATACAAGCAGTAAAAGCAAGTTGATTTCATGACAATATGCTTTTTTTCTTGACGTATTCCCTTCCTAGTTTCATACTATATGCAAATAGTTTGAATATTGAAATTCTTATGTCTTAGTAGTAGTAGAAGAAGAGTCAAATCATGCATTAGTTATTACATTTGGCTGTGGGTTTGATGTCTGACATACATCTGAAGCAGCATATATGAAACTCCTTTAATTTGATTAGTAAACAGAAAATGAGAGAATAAAACAATGATTATATTAGAAGTTGAGTTGAAGGGGGAATGTCATCCTGTCAGCCAAAGGTGGATCTGAGTATTTTCCTGTCTTAATTTGGTCTGCAACATACTGATTTGCTGCCTCTGTGTAGTGAATTCCATCCCAGTTTATGTATGCACTGCTGTTGTTGCACCCTGCTGCTGTGACTGTTGTACCATTCAAAACCTTTGTCTGACCACATGCTACCCTGCTGTCATAGTTCAACGGAGGGCCACCCACCCCACAGCATGCCATTAATGGCTGTTCAAATCCTGCAACATCAGGATGATGCACTTTTCTCTTTAACTATTAACAGTAGTCAAGGATTATAAAGAAAAACACCTATAACCTAATGCCAAAGACTTTAATGGTCTATGTGGTGTAATAAGTTTGTGATCTAAATTATGAATGTTCTTGAATATagagaaaatgatcaaataggccCTTGAACTTTACACGGGCCcctaaacttttgaaagttgtagTTGAACACTCTaacttgtcattttggtgcatttgaatCCAATAATCAGTTATACACCTGGAATAACCAGTTAATGAAGTTCCAGAGATGAAATTCACCACCGGCGACCAATCGCGTATTGCCTtcttcaaatcaagaaagcGACTAAATCTGGTTTCCTTCTTCAGTAAAGGCCACGGTTCAGTTGATTTGGTAGCCTTTTTGTGAATGACGTCCAATTAAGAGGCAAAGTGTTGGTCGTATTGACTTTTCTATACAAAAGGGTGCTTTAAATCctcgacctctcttaagggatgATGCTCTATTTCAAGAATTAAGTATAACCTAATGGTGGGGGCACTACTTGTAATCATGCAAAGATAGATAGAGGTAGGAACACTGACCATTTGTGGAATAATTGGCAATGAGATTAGACTTGATGGTGAAGATGTCAACGTATGTTATATTTGCATCTGAGTATTGGGCTTGCAACTTCTTGCAAACAGAATGGAGCTGCAGGTTAAAGAGATTAGCAGCCTCATTGTGTGCACTCACACATCCTAACCCATCCAGCTTTGATGGATCACTCCCAAATTTTGCAATGTTTTGTGCTAGGCATCCCAGAGGACCTGTGTTGTGGACCCAAAAATTTCTTGCCCCTTCCTCATATAATTCCTAAGATCA contains the following coding sequences:
- the LOC116004690 gene encoding elongation factor 1-gamma 2-like, which translates into the protein MALILHSSSTNKNAFKALIAAEYNGIKIELVKDFQMGVSNKTPEFLKMNPIGKVPVLETPDGSVFESNAIARYVAKFKPDSALFGSSLIEYGHVEQWNDFSATEVDANIGRWLYPRLGYGVYLPPAEEVAVSALKRALDALNLHLASNTFLVGHSVTLADIIMTCNLSIGFKMIMTKSFTKEFPHVERYFWTMVNQPNFSKILGEIKQAESVPAPPSKKPAQPKEPATPQREEPPKKGAKKEAKKEEPKPKKEEPKSEEGAEEEAPKPKPKNPLDLLPPSKMILDEWKRLYSNTKTNFREVAIKGFWDMYDPEGYSLWFCDYKYNDENTVSFVTLNKVSGFLQRMDLARKYAFGKMLVIGSQPPFKVKGLWLFRGKEIPKFVMDECYDMELYEWREANINDEAQRERVNQMIEDHEPFEGEDLLDAKCFK